In Prescottella soli, a genomic segment contains:
- the smpB gene encoding SsrA-binding protein SmpB, protein MKEKGRKVIATNRKARHNYTIIDTYEAGVALLGTEVKSLREGKASLVDAFATVDDGEVWLRGLHIPEYTQGTWTNHAPRRTRKLLLHKREIEHLVGKTREGNQTLVPLSMYFSDGKVKVELALAKGKQDYDKRQDLARRTAEREVTRELGRRVKGMR, encoded by the coding sequence GTGAAAGAGAAGGGCCGCAAGGTCATCGCGACCAATCGCAAGGCGCGACACAACTACACCATCATCGACACCTACGAGGCCGGCGTCGCACTGCTCGGTACCGAGGTGAAGAGCCTGCGCGAGGGCAAGGCGTCGTTGGTCGACGCGTTCGCGACCGTCGACGACGGCGAGGTGTGGCTGCGCGGACTGCACATTCCCGAGTACACGCAGGGCACGTGGACCAACCACGCGCCGCGGCGCACCCGCAAACTGCTGCTGCACAAGCGCGAGATCGAGCACCTCGTCGGCAAGACCCGCGAGGGCAACCAGACGCTCGTGCCGCTGTCGATGTACTTCTCCGACGGCAAGGTCAAGGTCGAACTCGCTCTCGCGAAGGGCAAGCAGGACTACGACAAGCGACAGGATCTGGCCCGACGCACGGCTGAGCGTGAGGTCACCCGCGAACTCGGACGCCGTGTGAAGGGCATGCGCTGA
- the ftsE gene encoding cell division ATP-binding protein FtsE: MISVKDVSKFYKASTRPALDKVNVEIDKGEFVFLIGPSGSGKSTFMQLLLKEETPTSGDIYVADFHVNKLSGRRVPKLRQSVGYVFQDFRLLPNKTVSQNIAFALEVIGKSRSVIERTVPEVLELVGLSGKADRLPNELSGGEQQRVAIARAFVNRPLVLLADEPTGNLDPDTSADIMLLLERINRTGTTVLMATHDHHIVDSMRRRVVELDLGRVVRDEARGVYAVGR; the protein is encoded by the coding sequence GTGATCAGCGTCAAGGATGTCTCGAAGTTCTACAAGGCCTCCACACGGCCGGCCCTGGACAAGGTGAACGTCGAGATCGACAAGGGCGAGTTCGTGTTCCTGATCGGGCCGTCGGGCTCGGGCAAGAGCACATTCATGCAGCTCCTGCTCAAGGAGGAGACGCCCACCTCCGGGGACATCTACGTCGCGGACTTCCACGTCAACAAGCTGTCCGGACGGCGCGTGCCGAAGCTGCGGCAGAGCGTCGGCTACGTGTTCCAGGACTTCCGGCTGCTGCCGAACAAGACGGTGTCGCAGAACATCGCGTTCGCGCTCGAGGTGATCGGCAAGTCCCGTTCGGTGATCGAGCGCACGGTTCCGGAGGTGCTCGAACTCGTCGGTCTCTCCGGCAAGGCCGACCGTCTGCCCAACGAGCTTTCGGGCGGCGAGCAGCAGCGTGTGGCGATTGCCCGTGCGTTCGTGAACCGTCCGCTGGTCCTGCTCGCCGACGAGCCCACCGGCAACCTCGACCCCGACACCAGCGCCGACATCATGTTGCTGCTCGAGCGGATCAACCGCACCGGCACCACCGTGCTCATGGCGACGCACGATCATCACATCGTCGACTCGATGCGCCGGCGCGTCGTCGAACTCGACCTCGGTCGGGTGGTGCGCGACGAAGCGCGAGGCGTGTACGCCGTCGGCCGCTAG
- a CDS encoding DMT family transporter, translating into MTPVLLALVAAVGYGVSDFVGGVASRRVAALRVVIVSYPLSLLLVLALAPFVGGEVTTEALLWGAASGIGSGLAVWWFYLALASGPMAVVSPLTAVLVAGLPAIVGILLGERPGAVAYLGIVVALVAVVLVSRESPDEVAGEVAGGRELRFTRTVAWLTVGSGVAFAFAFVGLHEIPDGTGLWPLAAARATATVVVWAVALTSRQFRPPHGEVLRLTAYIAVLDVVANAAMMYAFQGGLLSLVSVIGSLYPAATVLLAMVMLGERVSRIQQAGMLLALASVAMIAVAAT; encoded by the coding sequence CTGACCCCAGTCCTCCTCGCGCTCGTGGCCGCAGTCGGCTACGGCGTCAGCGACTTCGTCGGTGGGGTGGCCTCCCGGCGCGTCGCTGCCCTGCGGGTGGTGATCGTCTCCTACCCGCTGTCGCTGCTGTTGGTCCTCGCGCTCGCCCCGTTCGTCGGCGGCGAGGTCACCACCGAGGCACTGCTGTGGGGCGCCGCGTCCGGCATCGGGTCGGGCCTCGCCGTGTGGTGGTTCTACCTGGCGCTCGCGTCCGGCCCGATGGCGGTCGTCTCGCCGCTGACGGCGGTACTGGTCGCGGGTCTGCCGGCGATAGTCGGCATCCTCCTCGGGGAGCGGCCCGGGGCCGTCGCGTATCTCGGGATCGTCGTCGCGCTCGTCGCGGTCGTACTGGTATCCCGGGAGTCGCCGGACGAGGTGGCCGGGGAGGTGGCCGGGGGCCGAGAGTTGCGGTTCACCCGCACGGTCGCGTGGCTCACCGTCGGGTCCGGCGTGGCATTCGCGTTCGCGTTCGTCGGGCTGCACGAAATTCCCGACGGCACCGGGCTGTGGCCGCTCGCCGCCGCCCGCGCCACGGCGACCGTCGTCGTGTGGGCGGTCGCGCTGACGTCGCGGCAGTTCCGCCCGCCGCACGGCGAGGTGCTGCGCCTGACTGCCTACATCGCGGTGCTCGACGTGGTCGCGAACGCCGCGATGATGTACGCGTTCCAGGGCGGTCTGCTGTCGCTGGTGAGCGTCATCGGCTCGCTGTATCCGGCCGCGACGGTGCTGCTGGCGATGGTGATGCTCGGCGAACGCGTCAGCCGGATCCAGCAGGCCGGAATGCTGTTGGCGCTCGCGTCGGTTGCGATGATCGCGGTGGCCGCCACGTGA
- the ftsX gene encoding permease-like cell division protein FtsX → MRASFIFSEVLTGLRRNITMTIAMILTTAISLGLFGGGLLVVQMADKTQQIFLDRVEVQLFLTEDISASDPNCVQDICRGLRNDLENTDSVVSVQYLNRDDAVADATDRVFKDQPELASLVSPESFPASFKIKLSDPERFGVINAEFGDRPGIDSILNQRELVDRLFSVLGGIRNAAFAIAIVQAIAAIFLIANMVQVAALTRRTEVGIMRLVGATRWYTQLPFLLEAVVASLIGAALAIVGLFTAKNLFIDDVLADIYDANIVARVSNSDVLLVSPFIAIVGAGMAAVTAYIALRLYVRD, encoded by the coding sequence ATGCGTGCCAGCTTCATCTTCAGCGAGGTCCTGACCGGCCTGCGCCGCAACATCACGATGACCATCGCGATGATCCTCACGACCGCGATCTCGCTGGGACTGTTCGGCGGCGGCCTGCTGGTCGTGCAGATGGCCGACAAGACGCAGCAGATCTTCCTGGACCGGGTCGAGGTGCAGCTGTTCCTCACCGAGGACATCTCCGCGTCCGACCCGAACTGCGTGCAGGACATCTGCCGCGGCCTGCGCAACGACCTGGAGAACACCGACTCGGTGGTCTCGGTGCAGTACCTCAACCGCGACGACGCCGTCGCCGACGCCACCGACCGCGTGTTCAAGGACCAGCCCGAGCTGGCGTCGCTGGTGAGCCCGGAGAGCTTCCCGGCCTCGTTCAAGATCAAGCTCAGCGATCCCGAGCGGTTCGGTGTCATCAACGCCGAGTTCGGCGACCGGCCGGGCATCGACAGCATCCTCAACCAGCGCGAGCTGGTCGATCGTCTGTTCAGCGTTCTCGGCGGGATCCGCAACGCGGCGTTCGCGATCGCGATCGTGCAGGCGATCGCCGCGATCTTCCTGATCGCCAACATGGTGCAGGTGGCCGCGCTCACCCGCCGGACCGAGGTCGGCATCATGCGGCTGGTCGGTGCCACCCGCTGGTACACGCAGCTGCCGTTCCTGCTCGAGGCCGTCGTCGCGTCGTTGATCGGAGCGGCGCTCGCCATCGTGGGCCTGTTCACCGCGAAGAACCTGTTCATCGACGACGTCCTCGCCGACATCTACGACGCGAACATCGTGGCCCGTGTCTCCAACAGCGACGTGCTGCTGGTCTCGCCGTTCATCGCGATCGTCGGCGCCGGCATGGCCGCGGTCACCGCGTATATCGCGCTGCGCCTGTACGTGCGGGACTGA